A single Alteribacter lacisalsi DNA region contains:
- a CDS encoding gas vesicle protein, with the protein MERDRNEIKQSTNSNSLVDVLETVLDKGVVIAGDIKINIADVELLTIKIRLLIASVDKAKEIGMDWWETDPHYSSKATDLKQENDYLREQLEELEEKVKKISSDAE; encoded by the coding sequence ATGGAACGAGATAGAAATGAAATCAAACAGTCCACCAACTCCAACAGCCTCGTCGACGTACTCGAAACCGTTCTCGACAAAGGCGTCGTTATCGCCGGCGACATTAAAATCAACATCGCCGATGTGGAACTCCTTACAATCAAAATCAGACTCCTCATCGCATCCGTGGACAAAGCCAAGGAAATCGGCATGGACTGGTGGGAAACCGACCCACACTACTCCTCCAAAGCCACCGATCTCAAGCAGGAGAACGACTACCTCCGCGAACAGCTCGAGGAACTGGAGGAAAAAGTGAAGAAAATAAGCTCAGATGCAGAGTAA
- a CDS encoding GvpL/GvpF family gas vesicle protein produces MTTETEGIYMFCAIPSAEDQTFGKVKLAGEHRKVYTIPYKDAAMVVTRAPVQIYEPSRQNLKAHQDLVADIMKKYTVIPMSFGNVLQNKEDVRILMGKLYKQFTEIFPKIENKIEVGLKLVGKKEWIERTIQENPNIQSLKSGAEGKSKQAGYYDRIKLGEAARTFMTDLQIHFDKEIFQQLAKEADAARNNDPVSERMVMNASFLVDRDNEQAFDELVNEIHEEWGDRLDFKYTGPWPAYNFINIKLKAEGAS; encoded by the coding sequence ATGACCACAGAGACAGAAGGCATCTACATGTTCTGCGCGATTCCGTCCGCAGAAGACCAGACGTTCGGCAAAGTGAAGCTTGCCGGCGAGCACCGTAAAGTCTATACAATCCCTTATAAAGATGCTGCCATGGTTGTCACCCGTGCCCCGGTTCAGATATACGAGCCGAGCCGGCAGAACCTGAAAGCCCACCAGGACCTGGTTGCAGACATTATGAAAAAGTATACCGTAATCCCAATGAGCTTCGGGAACGTCCTGCAAAATAAAGAAGACGTACGTATACTCATGGGAAAACTTTATAAGCAGTTCACCGAAATCTTCCCGAAAATCGAAAACAAAATTGAAGTGGGCCTCAAGCTTGTTGGCAAAAAGGAATGGATCGAGCGTACCATACAGGAAAACCCGAATATCCAGTCACTCAAGTCAGGAGCTGAAGGTAAATCCAAGCAGGCCGGATACTACGACCGGATCAAGCTGGGGGAAGCAGCGCGCACGTTTATGACCGACCTGCAGATCCACTTTGACAAAGAGATTTTCCAGCAGCTGGCCAAAGAGGCCGATGCGGCGAGGAACAATGACCCTGTGAGCGAACGGATGGTTATGAACGCATCTTTTCTCGTGGACCGTGATAACGAGCAGGCATTCGATGAACTCGTCAACGAGATTCACGAAGAGTGGGGTGACCGTCTTGACTTCAAATATACCGGTCCGTGGCCGGCGTACAACTTCATCAACATCAAACTGAAAGCAGAGGGTGCCTCATGA
- a CDS encoding nuclease-related domain-containing protein gives MTMIIRMPRTKPLDLLAEEALIRRLPDRHPKKADVITQHRMTVSGHKGEVNTEFHIETADIPPFYIYCNPRLPYRPADYVQIDTLLVSRHLAIILEIKNNGGTSLYFKGDSEQLIQERWDETKEEYTEKTYNCPVEQARRQKSKLHIWLRTNRLPPIPIEYLAVMANDKPKILFSEDFRHKHRVVRRSHIESRLQRVLKNYPDEAITSDEQNRIDARILNDHTPFIPNLMKKYQLTINDLNKGVFCHTCPWQQLLRGPRGWRCHKCETRFNTKDVVMYALKDYWLLLGNTVTHKTFADFLKLEPHTATSILKKLHLPSEGRGRGKTYNLSPLFAAPELLKPLKKI, from the coding sequence ATGACAATGATCATTCGGATGCCGCGCACCAAACCACTCGATCTCCTCGCTGAAGAAGCTCTCATAAGACGACTGCCCGATCGCCACCCCAAAAAAGCCGACGTCATTACCCAGCACCGCATGACAGTCTCAGGTCATAAGGGAGAAGTAAACACCGAATTTCACATCGAAACCGCCGACATTCCGCCTTTTTACATCTACTGCAATCCGCGCCTCCCCTACAGACCAGCCGACTATGTGCAGATCGATACACTCCTCGTCTCACGTCACCTTGCCATTATCCTTGAAATTAAAAACAACGGCGGCACCTCTCTCTATTTCAAAGGCGACTCCGAACAGCTCATCCAGGAAAGATGGGATGAGACAAAAGAGGAGTACACGGAAAAAACCTACAACTGCCCAGTAGAACAGGCCAGACGACAGAAATCCAAGCTCCATATTTGGCTTCGCACAAACCGCCTTCCGCCAATCCCCATCGAGTACCTTGCTGTCATGGCAAACGACAAACCCAAAATCCTCTTCAGCGAAGACTTCCGCCACAAGCACCGCGTGGTCAGGAGATCCCACATTGAATCAAGACTTCAGAGAGTGCTGAAAAATTACCCTGACGAAGCTATTACCTCTGATGAACAAAATCGTATAGACGCCCGGATCCTCAATGATCATACCCCCTTCATCCCAAATTTGATGAAAAAATATCAGCTCACTATCAACGATCTAAACAAAGGTGTGTTCTGCCACACATGCCCTTGGCAGCAGCTCCTCCGGGGACCGAGAGGCTGGAGATGCCATAAATGTGAAACCAGATTCAACACGAAGGATGTTGTCATGTATGCCCTTAAAGACTACTGGCTCCTATTGGGAAACACAGTTACACACAAAACATTCGCCGACTTTTTAAAACTCGAACCCCACACTGCAACAAGCATACTTAAGAAGCTCCATTTACCTTCCGAGGGGAGGGGGAGAGGAAAGACGTATAATCTCAGCCCTCTCTTCGCAGCACCAGAACTTCTAAAACCCCTAAAAAAAATTTAA
- a CDS encoding gas vesicle protein GvpG, translating into MIFKIFTWPLDTLIMVGEKVKEEVDKELYDLEHIQQKLVHLQMMLEMEEISEEAYDKQEEILLQRYRVAKELEQQQLREALEEDQ; encoded by the coding sequence ATGATCTTTAAAATCTTCACCTGGCCTCTCGATACCCTGATTATGGTCGGCGAGAAAGTGAAGGAAGAGGTAGACAAGGAACTGTACGACCTCGAGCACATCCAGCAGAAACTTGTCCACCTGCAGATGATGCTCGAAATGGAGGAAATCTCCGAAGAAGCCTACGACAAGCAGGAGGAAATCCTGCTCCAGCGCTACCGGGTCGCCAAGGAGCTCGAACAGCAGCAGCTCCGGGAAGCTCTGGAAGAAGATCAGTAA
- a CDS encoding gas vesicle protein K, translated as MTRTDSLAAASPTSLTNQPTGRVSLDPEKAEEGLAQLVLTVIELLRQLVERQAMRRVDSGNLNDEQIEKLGVALMNLEEKMDELKEHFNLDDDDLNIDLGPLGNLL; from the coding sequence ATGACCCGAACAGACTCACTCGCAGCAGCCAGTCCAACATCACTCACAAACCAGCCAACCGGCCGCGTGTCACTCGACCCGGAAAAAGCCGAAGAAGGGCTCGCCCAGCTCGTCCTGACCGTTATTGAGCTCCTCAGACAGCTTGTTGAACGTCAGGCCATGCGCCGCGTAGACAGCGGAAACCTGAACGACGAACAAATCGAAAAACTCGGCGTCGCCCTCATGAACCTTGAGGAAAAAATGGACGAACTCAAAGAACACTTTAACCTTGACGACGATGACCTGAACATCGACCTCGGCCCGCTCGGCAACCTGCTCTAG
- the gvpN gene encoding gas vesicle protein GvpN has translation MGLKKILTRGSKENDKSKNNSRSASGQKSAPANKNKSQSTQQSGTGSKKSTSSRSGSNTDSNQKSKSASNTGSEDKTQNSKNTNSKSDTQQKSASSSSKKSEAKSESSSSAGSSTKSDSGNKSESGTKSDSSSKSSSDNKSGSGTKSNEKSNTNSTSKSSSSKQDSKSSSESKSNSKSDANRNKDSKNESQNDSSNNRDAEDNSSDRESVRRSRNIDLENFVVTDDVEKLVARSRQYLNAGYPVHFTGPAGVGKTSLALYLASLYDQPVVFLQGNHEMANVDLIGGTSGYKASKNVDNFIRTVYKYTEELNEKRSEGLLAKAAKNGYTVVYDEFTRSRPETNNLLLSVLEEGVLPLYGTKQDEAFIRVHPNFKIIFTSNPVEYAGVFQSQDAIRDRLITLELARGSNETEAQMIKDRTGIEQEEAETIVELVENIRKFCEKEEVQGPSFRASIMIGDIAKHNNIPINSSDEDFITLCKDVLSDAVKRCMEEKSSDTDAKDKIAKELKKI, from the coding sequence ATGGGCCTGAAAAAAATACTCACCCGCGGCAGCAAAGAGAACGACAAGAGCAAAAACAACAGCCGCAGTGCCTCCGGGCAAAAAAGCGCACCAGCGAATAAAAACAAAAGCCAGTCCACGCAGCAGAGCGGTACCGGATCAAAAAAAAGCACCAGTTCCCGGTCCGGCTCTAACACGGACTCAAACCAAAAATCCAAATCCGCATCCAATACCGGATCCGAAGATAAAACGCAAAACAGCAAAAACACAAACAGCAAGTCAGACACACAGCAGAAATCAGCTTCAAGCTCCAGCAAAAAATCAGAAGCGAAATCGGAATCCAGCAGCAGCGCTGGATCAAGTACCAAATCTGACTCCGGAAACAAATCCGAATCCGGCACAAAATCAGATTCCAGCTCCAAATCTAGTTCCGACAACAAGTCCGGATCAGGCACTAAATCAAATGAGAAATCCAACACAAATTCCACCAGCAAATCTTCATCTAGCAAACAAGACTCCAAATCCAGCTCAGAATCGAAGTCTAATTCAAAATCTGATGCAAACCGAAACAAAGACTCCAAAAACGAGTCCCAAAATGACTCATCCAACAATCGTGACGCAGAAGATAACAGCTCCGACCGCGAATCGGTCCGGCGCTCACGCAACATTGACCTTGAAAATTTCGTCGTCACTGATGACGTAGAGAAGCTCGTTGCCCGCTCCAGGCAATACCTGAACGCCGGGTACCCGGTTCATTTCACTGGACCAGCCGGTGTCGGTAAAACGTCACTTGCCCTGTATCTCGCAAGCCTGTACGACCAGCCGGTCGTTTTTCTCCAGGGTAACCACGAGATGGCAAACGTTGATCTGATCGGTGGCACGAGCGGCTATAAAGCTTCGAAAAACGTGGATAACTTCATCCGCACGGTCTACAAGTACACTGAGGAACTGAACGAAAAGCGGAGTGAAGGCCTGCTCGCCAAAGCCGCGAAAAACGGCTATACCGTCGTGTATGACGAATTCACACGCTCCCGCCCGGAAACGAACAACCTTCTCCTGAGCGTCCTTGAAGAAGGCGTGCTGCCCCTTTACGGCACCAAACAGGACGAAGCGTTCATCCGTGTGCACCCGAATTTTAAAATCATCTTTACAAGTAACCCGGTCGAATATGCCGGCGTTTTCCAGTCACAGGACGCCATCCGGGATCGCCTGATTACGCTTGAGCTTGCCCGCGGATCCAACGAAACGGAAGCCCAGATGATCAAGGATCGGACCGGCATCGAGCAGGAGGAAGCAGAAACGATCGTGGAACTGGTGGAAAATATCCGCAAGTTCTGTGAGAAGGAAGAGGTTCAGGGACCTAGCTTCCGTGCTTCAATTATGATCGGCGACATCGCCAAGCATAACAACATCCCAATCAATTCGTCGGATGAAGATTTCATCACGCTCTGTAAAGACGTCCTGTCTGACGCCGTTAAACGGTGCATGGAGGAAAAGAGCAGCGATACCGACGCCAAAGATAAAATTGCCAAAGAGCTTAAAAAGATATAG
- a CDS encoding GvpL/GvpF family gas vesicle protein, whose translation MQTKTDQLIYLYALIPTSEIADAAPSDQPGIDPEEKLQFHETGPVTAVICRVKRNEFSEDELKKNAENMEWLQEKAFHHHETMNRLNRDFTVIPLKFGTIYETTVSLEQTLQTKQDRLTELFSALAGKEEWNVKVYADRDTFTETVLETSPVIAEKNKAIEGMSKGKQFFERRKLDQFVSEQADREIAEKCDALHESLKEMSSDHEIKKNWDRKVTGRNEAMCFNSAYLLNSEQSGTIMEAVEAANSDPANAGLTFELTGPWPAYHFSSLEEG comes from the coding sequence ATGCAGACAAAAACAGACCAGCTCATCTACCTGTACGCACTCATTCCCACATCCGAAATAGCCGATGCCGCCCCCTCTGACCAGCCGGGCATCGACCCGGAGGAAAAACTTCAGTTTCACGAAACCGGCCCGGTGACCGCCGTCATCTGCCGGGTAAAGCGAAATGAATTCAGTGAAGACGAACTGAAAAAGAATGCCGAAAACATGGAATGGCTTCAGGAAAAAGCGTTTCATCACCACGAAACGATGAACCGCCTGAACCGCGACTTCACGGTTATTCCGCTCAAATTCGGCACCATTTACGAGACCACAGTCAGTCTCGAACAGACGCTGCAGACGAAGCAGGACCGCCTTACAGAACTCTTCTCCGCCCTTGCCGGCAAGGAAGAGTGGAACGTGAAAGTGTACGCCGACCGCGACACGTTTACCGAGACGGTTCTTGAAACAAGCCCGGTCATCGCCGAAAAAAACAAGGCGATCGAAGGCATGAGCAAAGGCAAACAGTTTTTCGAACGGCGTAAGCTCGACCAATTTGTCTCGGAACAGGCCGACCGTGAGATTGCCGAGAAATGCGACGCGCTCCACGAAAGCCTCAAGGAAATGAGCAGCGATCACGAAATCAAGAAAAACTGGGACCGCAAAGTGACCGGCCGAAACGAAGCGATGTGCTTCAACAGCGCCTATCTGCTCAACTCCGAGCAGTCAGGCACGATCATGGAAGCCGTAGAAGCTGCCAACAGCGACCCTGCAAACGCCGGCCTCACCTTCGAGCTAACCGGACCCTGGCCCGCCTATCACTTCTCTTCGCTCGAGGAAGGCTAA
- a CDS encoding VanZ family protein: MSNWHKNYPNHLLSHYVPFLAWIGMIQYASSMPAGDQSLDSPLSALNLNWVENMFGWVSFYYGTSVVSLETRTTEQFVEFFLRKGAHVLVYLVLAILAYRVARLWIRRIPEAAVAAIAFITAYAAYDEVRHHFHPGRSGMVEDVLLDMAGGAIGILIWVLIERRNKWKRNP; encoded by the coding sequence ATGTCCAACTGGCACAAGAACTATCCGAATCACCTGCTCAGCCATTACGTCCCGTTTCTCGCCTGGATAGGCATGATTCAGTACGCCTCATCCATGCCCGCAGGCGACCAGAGCCTCGACTCGCCGCTCAGCGCCCTCAACTTAAACTGGGTCGAGAACATGTTCGGCTGGGTGAGCTTTTACTACGGCACCAGCGTTGTCTCACTCGAAACCCGCACAACCGAACAGTTTGTGGAATTCTTCCTTCGAAAAGGCGCACACGTTCTCGTCTATCTTGTACTCGCCATACTCGCGTACCGCGTCGCCCGGCTGTGGATCAGACGCATCCCCGAAGCTGCCGTCGCCGCCATCGCTTTTATCACCGCCTACGCGGCCTACGATGAAGTCCGCCATCATTTTCATCCCGGACGGAGCGGTATGGTTGAAGACGTACTCCTCGATATGGCCGGCGGCGCGATCGGCATCCTCATCTGGGTGCTCATTGAACGCAGAAACAAATGGAAAAGAAATCCGTAA
- a CDS encoding gas vesicle protein: protein MQTSRIGDPKPMENQDVSLLDILDCVLDKGVVLRGDITISIADIDLVYLDLRILLTSVETLIQSSQSDTHDDTYDKMKEAQKL, encoded by the coding sequence ATGCAAACGAGCCGCATAGGCGATCCGAAACCCATGGAAAACCAGGATGTCTCACTCCTGGATATACTCGACTGTGTCCTCGATAAAGGCGTTGTCCTCCGCGGTGACATCACCATCTCCATTGCCGACATCGACCTCGTTTACCTGGACCTGCGCATCCTGCTCACGTCCGTTGAGACCCTGATCCAGTCGTCCCAGTCTGATACCCATGACGACACATACGACAAAATGAAGGAGGCCCAAAAACTATGA